From Nerophis lumbriciformis linkage group LG11, RoL_Nlum_v2.1, whole genome shotgun sequence, one genomic window encodes:
- the nsa2 gene encoding ribosome biogenesis protein NSA2 homolog, with translation MPQNEHIELHRKRHGYRLDHHERKRKKESREAHERSHKAKKMIGLKAKLYHKQRHAEKIQMKKTLKMHEQRNTKQKNDDKTPQGAVPAYLLDREGQSRAKVLSNMIKQKRKEKAGKWEVPLPKVRAQGETEVLKVIRTGKRQKKAWKRMVTKVCFVGDGFTRKPPKYERFIRPMGLRFKKAHVTHPELKATFCLPILGVKKNPSSSLYTSLGVITKGTVIEVNVSELGLVTQGGKVVWGKYAQVTNNPENDGCINAVLLV, from the exons CCTCAGAACGAGCACATTGAGCTGCACCGCAAGCGGCATGGCTACCGCCTGGACCATCACGAGAGGAAAAGGAAGAAGGAGAGCCGCGAAGCCCACGAGAGGTCACACAAAGCCAAGAAGATGATCGGCCTCAAGGCCAAACTGTACCACAAGCAGAGGCACGCCGAGAAGATCCAGATGAAGAAGAC CCTCAAAATGCACGAGCAGAGGAACACCAAGCAGAAGAACGACGACAAGACACCGCAGGGCGCCGTGCCGGCCTACCTGCTGGACCGAGAGGGTCAGTCCAGAGCCAAAGTTCTCTCCAACATGATCAAGCAGAAGAGGAAAGAGAAGGCG GGCAAATGGGAAGTGCCACTGCCAAAGGTGCGGGCGCAAGGAGAGACGGAAGTGCTCAAAGTGATCCGGACGGGAAAAAGACAGAAGAAGGCTTGGAAGAGAATGGTGACCAAAGTCTGCTTTGTGGGCGACGGCTTCACCCGGAAACCTCCCAAATACGAACGCTTCATCCGACCCATG GGTCTGCGCTTCAAGAAGGCTCACGTCACGCACCCCGAGCTAAAGGCCACCTTCTGCCTTCCCATCCTGGGAGTGAAGAAGAACCCCTCCTCCTCCCTCTACACCTCGCTGGGGGTCATCACCAAAGGAACAGTGATCGAGGTCAACGTCAGCGAGTTGGGCTTGGTCACGCAAGGAGGAAAAGTAGTGTGGG GTAAATACGCTCAGGTGACGAATAACCCCGAGAACGACGGCTGCATTAACGCAGTGCTGCTTGTTTAA